Proteins encoded in a region of the Zea mays cultivar B73 chromosome 4, Zm-B73-REFERENCE-NAM-5.0, whole genome shotgun sequence genome:
- the LOC100279286 gene encoding putative thioredoxin superfamily protein, giving the protein MPFVYWKCGCISRNFPDVSKSTWQSLVVESELPVLVEFWASWCGPCKMIDPIVGKLSKEYEGKLKCYKLNTDENPDIATQFGIRSIPTMMIFKNGEKKDSVIGAVPESTLVTCIDKYVGGR; this is encoded by the exons ATGCCTTTTGTGTACTGGAAATGTGGATGCATCAGTAGGAACT TTCCTGATGTGAGCAAATCCACATGGCAATCACTTGTGGTGGAGAGCGAGCTTCCCGTCCTTGTTGAGTTCTGGGCTTCATGGTGCGGACCGTGTAAGATGATAGACCCCATCGTTGGCAAGCTCTCAAAGGAGTACGAAGGAAAGCTGAAATGTTACAAGCTAAACACCGACGAGAACCCTGACATCGCAACCCAATTCGGCATCCGGAGCATCCCCACCATGATGATATTCAAGAACGGTGAGAAGAAGGACTCGGTGATTGGAGCCGTGCCAGAAAGCACCCTCGTCACCTGCATTGACAAGTATGTTGGTGGGAGGTGA